A genomic segment from Deltaproteobacteria bacterium encodes:
- the thiG gene encoding thiazole synthase (functions in thiamine (vitamin B1) biosynthesis; in Bacillus subtilis this enzyme catalyzes the formation of thiazole from dehydroxyglycine and 1-deoxy-D-xylulose-5-phosphate and ThiS-thiocarboxylate) — translation MTQDTWKIGNLTLKSRVLLGTASYPNMDVMLESLKASTAELVTMSLRRVNVEAEGSENLYKLLQERGYHLLPNTAGCFTAREAVLTAQMAREALGTDLIKLEVIADEDTLLPDSHELLEAATTLVNEGFTVLPYTNDDPVLALKLEDVGCAAVMPLAAPIGSGLGIRNPHNIELIKTRASVPVIIDAGLGTASD, via the coding sequence ATGACACAAGATACATGGAAAATCGGTAACCTAACTCTCAAATCGAGAGTTCTTCTCGGTACCGCCAGCTATCCCAATATGGATGTGATGCTTGAATCTTTGAAAGCGTCCACCGCAGAGCTCGTGACCATGTCTCTTCGGCGCGTAAATGTTGAAGCCGAGGGCAGTGAAAATCTCTACAAGCTTCTCCAAGAGCGCGGTTATCATCTCTTACCCAATACCGCTGGCTGCTTTACGGCTCGGGAAGCAGTTCTCACGGCTCAAATGGCACGAGAAGCCCTGGGCACTGATCTTATCAAACTCGAAGTCATTGCCGATGAAGACACTCTTTTACCAGACTCACACGAACTCCTGGAAGCAGCGACAACGCTGGTCAACGAAGGCTTCACCGTTTTACCTTATACAAATGACGATCCTGTTCTGGCCCTGAAACTTGAAGATGTTGGCTGCGCCGCAGTCATGCCACTCGCGGCTCCAATCGGTTCGGGTCTCGGTATTCGTAATCCTCACAACATTGAGCTGATCAAAACACGAGCCAGTGTTCCAGTCATTATTGACGCAGGGCTAGGCACCGCATCGGACAT
- the thiS gene encoding sulfur carrier protein ThiS, translating to MKLRINGVSQVLEEITLLIQLIEKLTGELDPQGVAVAINGSVISRSLWTSHLLRDDDDIEILGAVSGG from the coding sequence ATGAAACTTCGTATCAATGGCGTTAGCCAAGTGCTTGAAGAAATAACTCTACTTATCCAGCTCATCGAAAAACTGACCGGCGAGCTCGATCCTCAGGGGGTTGCGGTCGCCATCAATGGCTCGGTCATTTCCAGAAGCCTTTGGACAAGCCACCTCTTACGAGACGACGACGACATTGAAATCTTAGGTGCCGTAAGCGGCGGTTGA